TTGATGAATTTGGGGTTGATTTAGCCCTCACCCGGTTACATGCTCGTGCCCCTAAAGGTAAAAGAGCACGGGGTAAGCGCCCCAGCAAGCGAGGTAAACGAGTCTCTACAATCAGTGCAATCAGCCTCAAAACCGTTGTCACTAACGTAAGTATCGTCGGTTCAACCGATGGTTTGACCTTTGAAGCCTTCATTGCTCGCCACCTGGTTCCGAAACTTTGGAAAGGAGCTTGTGTGATTATGGATAACTACTCGATACACAACCATGACACGATCAGAAAGCTGATTGAGGACGTGGGTGCTAAGTTGATTTATTTACCTCCCTATTCTCCAGACTTTTCACCGATAGAAAATTGCTTCTCAAAGATTAAAAATATTTTGCGGACGATTGGGGCACGCAGCTATCCCGATCTCGCTAATGCCATTGAAGACGCTTTTTCTCAAGTATCTTTGGAAAACCTCAAAAATTGGTTCACTCACTGTTGCTACTACGCCTCACAAGAGTGAAAAATGCTATATACATACGCATTGGTTCGTTCGGTTTGCTATCACAGGGTTGACTTTTAGTAATACTTACACGACTGATCCTATTGTCATCTTCAAGTTTTATCTGCATTGGTATTGATTGCAGCCTGTTATAAAGCTCTTCACAAATAGCAGCTTGGTGCAGTTTTAATCTGGGGTCAATACTAAATAAAACTGGCTTAAAGCTGTCTTTACATAACCCATTTCCATCTAAACAGCTACTTTTTACTGGATTTAGATTAGTGAAATCTTTATCCACTAAAAAATTAGAAGCATCGCCAAGAATTAGTTCACGTCTATACCCATTTCCAACCTTGATTAAAGGTAATAGCTCTCCGGTTGTTTTCCTTAATATGAATACATCATCTTTGTTGACCCCTGCAGGCGCTGTCAATAAAACTCCCATATTAGAGACCTGCTGATCAAGTAGCTGGCTAATGATCGTTGCTGTACCTAATAAGGTGGCAATGGCACCCCCAATTTTTATTCCGCCCATTGCCAATGAGTCTTCTTGTTTGATTCCACCCATGAATCTATAAACGAACGTAGCAAGCCCTGACCCAATGAGAATTGATGGGATAATTGGAATCAAAGGGATAATTGGAATATAGACTAATGAAATACCAATAATTAGCTCAATGGCCGATGCATATATATATAGTTTGTCTCTACTTCCATAGTCTTCCTTGTGTGGAGATGATGGTTCAATTTCCATTTCAGCTGTATTTTCACTTGACTCGTGATTAGAGTTTACAGTCAACTGTTTTATCTCTTGTTCATTTTCATTCGATGACATTTTAGACCAATACCCTTTTCGAGACGACTTAAATCATTTTGAGGATCTCGGTTGACCTTAATTAACATTACTTGATGTGCAACTAAACTCAGCCCTCATCCCCCAGCCCCTTCTCCCAAAATAGGAGCAGGGGAGCAAGACTTTATCAAAGTCCCTCTCCCGCTCTGGGAGAGGGATTTAGGGTGAGGGGGATTGGGAAAATTGCACATTGCGTAACATTCTAAAGAAATATACAAGATCAAGATATTCAATAGTTATCACTTTCTTGAAAAAAAAGCAAGAAGGCGCATTGCATTGCTTATTAAATCAGGCTTAAGAAGCCTGTATCCTTTTGCAGGCAAGGCTTTTAGACTTTATATATGTTTTTTGTAAAGCCGTTTAAAACTGAAATTACCATAATGTTTAGCCATGAAAAAATGGACAGCAAAGTCATAGACCATACTCAGTCATAAATGTTATGAAATCAGTTTTTTACCGTCATAAAAAATATGCACACCTTGAGAGGGTGAAATATTTCCCCTATCGCTCTGGGGTAGCAGAACACCGATTCAATTTCGCGCAACACTCAGCCTCAGACATTTTGCCCGAGGCAATGGAACACGGCCAATCTTGAAATGCGTTCCCCCTTTGTTGCTTTCTCCTTTTTCTTGAGTGGTTCTATAGATAAGTCAGTTGATTGGACAATGTCTTACGCAATCTGCAATGAAACTTTATATAAATCCTGATTAATGCTGGAAATGCGTCGTTAAACTTCGATGTATTGGGTCGCCACTCAACCAGCCGACGAGGGATTCTCTCCGAGCAGGCAACGCCGATCTCTGGGACTCACCACAATTTACTAAGGTGAATTTAGCGGCGTTTACCGCTGCCGATATCTATCTAGCACTTAGGCACCGAGAGGTAGGGTTTTATGCACCCCGAAGATGTCTCCCTTCATCAGATGAATCCTTTGCAGCGGTTCAGCGATCGCGCCAGTGATTATGCCCGCTATCGACCGAGCTATCCCGCTGCCGCCATTGACAAAATTTTGGCGGGTCTCACACCCAGTGATTTGGTGGCGGCTGATGTTGGCGCAGGCACGGGTATCTCCGCACGGCTCCTGGCCGAACGAGGCGTTCACGTCTATGCCCTCGAGCCAAACCAGGCCATGCGGCTGGCTGCCACCCCCCATCCCCTAGTGACTTTCTTTGCCGGAACTGCGGAACAGACAGAATTGCCCTATCAGTCCCTCGATTTAGTGACCTGTTTCCAGTCCTTCCACTGGTTTTCCCCCCAACCTACCCTCTGGGAATTTCAGCGAATTCTCAAACCTTCAGGCAGACTGGCTCTGATCTGGAATCATCTAGATCCCTCTGATCCCTTTACCGGCAGCTATCGGCGGTTGTTGCAAATTGCCTCCAATCACCATCCCGCCATGGATCGTCACAACCCCACGGCACAGTTACTCCAACATCCCCGCTTTGGTGCTGTGGAGCAAACTCAGTTTACCAATTGGCAAAACCTAGACTGGCAGGGCTTACTGGGTCGGATGCAGAGTACGTCCTATGTGCCAAAACAAGGCCCAGCCCTAGAGCAGTTACTGGTTGATCTAAGCGGTCTATATGCCCAGTTTGCCAATGCTCAAGGACTGGTTTCCTTAGTCCTGATCACTCAGGTCTATCTCAGTCAAACCCGTGAGTCTCTGCAGCCAGACTGTTAGGGTGTCGCTTGGGCAGTGGGGAATGCTCCGGGTTTCACCTCCAGAGACACAGCCTGTCCATTCCGCCGCACTTCCATGGTGAGTGAGCCGCCAACCGCACTTTTTTCCACCGCTTGTTGAACTTCCTCGGACTTTGTGACAGAGCGACCATTGATTTTGATAATCACATCCCCAGCCCGTAACCCAGATCTCGCTGCCGGAGAGTTCTGAGCCACCCGCATAATCAAAATCCCCTGATCTTCCTGAACCGTGATCCCACTATTCGGGTTGCTGTTGATTTGCTCCTTGAGATTGGGAGAGAGGGCGGTCATTTGAATCCCCAAGAAGGGATGATCAACTCGTCCCTTGGCTACCAGTTGATCCGCAATTTGTCGCGCTGTGTTGATGGGGATCGCAAAGCCTAAGCCTTGGGCACCGCCAATAATTGCTGTGTTCATGCCCACGACTTCACCCTGTTGATTCAGGAGGGGGCCTCCAGAGTTCCCAGGGTTAATGGCGGCATCGGTCTGGATGAAGTTAATCCGCTTATCAGGCTCCCCAACCTGGGAGCTACTGCGGCCAGTGGCACTAATAATGCCAGCGGTGACTGTGTTATCTAACCCAAGGGGATTGCCAATGGCGATCGCCCATTCCCCCGGCCTCAGTTGATCGGAATTCCCCAGCGCCACCGTCGGCAAACCCTGCGCCTGAATCCGCACCACCGCCACATCGGTGATGGGATCAACCCCCAGCACCTTCCCTTCGAAGTTACGGCCATCTTTGAGGGTGACGGTCACAGCGTCAGCCCCCGCGACCACGTGGGCATTGGTGAGAATCAACCCATTACCTTCAATAATGAATCCAGAACCAGTTCCCCGCTCCACTCGACTGCTAGGAGGTGACGGGAATTCGTCCCCAAAGAACTGCCGGAAGAAGGGATCATTGAACATGGACGGCACTTGTGTCTTCACCGTGCGGGAGGCATCGATCCGCACCACTGCTGGCCCCACTTTTTCCACCGCAGTGGCAATGAAGTTGCCTCCCGACGCATCAATCAGCCCCGTGCGTCCTGTGGGCACTTGAGCCACCACCGCAGGGGGGGTCAACTGCATTGGAAGGCAGCCAGCGATCGCCCACCAACGCCAAGCTAGCCCCGACCAACGGCAATAGCATGTATAAAACTTGGCTTTCTCCAGGCAGACTTCGAGGCTGCCATCTTGCCAGAGAGCCGGTCAGAGGATTCCCTTGCT
This genomic stretch from Neosynechococcus sphagnicola sy1 harbors:
- a CDS encoding class I SAM-dependent methyltransferase gives rise to the protein MHPEDVSLHQMNPLQRFSDRASDYARYRPSYPAAAIDKILAGLTPSDLVAADVGAGTGISARLLAERGVHVYALEPNQAMRLAATPHPLVTFFAGTAEQTELPYQSLDLVTCFQSFHWFSPQPTLWEFQRILKPSGRLALIWNHLDPSDPFTGSYRRLLQIASNHHPAMDRHNPTAQLLQHPRFGAVEQTQFTNWQNLDWQGLLGRMQSTSYVPKQGPALEQLLVDLSGLYAQFANAQGLVSLVLITQVYLSQTRESLQPDC
- a CDS encoding IS630 family transposase; this translates as DEFGVDLALTRLHARAPKGKRARGKRPSKRGKRVSTISAISLKTVVTNVSIVGSTDGLTFEAFIARHLVPKLWKGACVIMDNYSIHNHDTIRKLIEDVGAKLIYLPPYSPDFSPIENCFSKIKNILRTIGARSYPDLANAIEDAFSQVSLENLKNWFTHCCYYASQE
- a CDS encoding HhoA/HhoB/HtrA family serine endopeptidase, with translation MQLTPPAVVAQVPTGRTGLIDASGGNFIATAVEKVGPAVVRIDASRTVKTQVPSMFNDPFFRQFFGDEFPSPPSSRVERGTGSGFIIEGNGLILTNAHVVAGADAVTVTLKDGRNFEGKVLGVDPITDVAVVRIQAQGLPTVALGNSDQLRPGEWAIAIGNPLGLDNTVTAGIISATGRSSSQVGEPDKRINFIQTDAAINPGNSGGPLLNQQGEVVGMNTAIIGGAQGLGFAIPINTARQIADQLVAKGRVDHPFLGIQMTALSPNLKEQINSNPNSGITVQEDQGILIMRVAQNSPAARSGLRAGDVIIKINGRSVTKSEEVQQAVEKSAVGGSLTMEVRRNGQAVSLEVKPGAFPTAQATP